A single region of the Streptomyces sp. NBC_00236 genome encodes:
- a CDS encoding potassium channel family protein has translation MRVAIAGAGAVGRSIAAELLENGHEVLLVDKAPTAISVERVPMAEWLLADACEITSLDEAALQRCNVVIAATGDDKVNLVVSLLAKTEYGVPRVVARVNNPKNEWLFNESWGVDVAVSTPRLMSALVEEAVSVGDLVRLLRFSHGDANLVELTLPPESALAGTQVGAVAWPEDTSLVTIIRGQRVLTPSTEETLEAGDELLFVAAQAREEQLEDLLSVRQGDPES, from the coding sequence ATGCGTGTCGCGATTGCCGGGGCCGGCGCGGTGGGACGTTCCATCGCGGCCGAGCTGCTGGAGAACGGGCACGAGGTGCTGCTCGTCGACAAGGCGCCGACCGCCATCTCGGTGGAGCGGGTGCCGATGGCCGAGTGGCTGCTGGCGGACGCCTGCGAGATCACCTCGCTGGACGAGGCGGCGCTGCAGCGGTGCAACGTCGTGATCGCGGCGACGGGTGACGACAAGGTGAACCTGGTCGTCTCGCTGCTCGCCAAGACGGAGTACGGCGTGCCGCGCGTCGTCGCCCGGGTGAACAACCCGAAGAACGAGTGGCTGTTCAACGAGTCCTGGGGCGTCGACGTGGCGGTCTCCACGCCGCGTCTGATGTCGGCCCTGGTCGAGGAGGCGGTGAGTGTCGGCGATCTCGTCCGGCTACTGCGCTTCAGCCACGGTGACGCGAACCTGGTCGAGCTGACGCTGCCGCCGGAGTCGGCGCTGGCGGGCACGCAGGTCGGGGCGGTCGCCTGGCCGGAGGACACCTCGCTGGTCACGATCATCCGCGGGCAGCGCGTGCTGACGCCGAGCACGGAGGAGACCCTGGAGGCCGGGGACGAGCTGCTGTTCGTCGCCGCCCAGGCACGCGAGGAGCAGCTGGAGGACCTGCTGTCGGTGCGCCAGGGCGACCCGGAGAGCTGA